A single window of Channa argus isolate prfri chromosome 12, Channa argus male v1.0, whole genome shotgun sequence DNA harbors:
- the LOC137137918 gene encoding coxsackievirus and adenovirus receptor-like produces MSVSDVKTVQPGEDVLLLCLGPRAADIVFVEWIRPDLESEGSVFFFRDDRTYENYQHPSFHGRVELRDPQMKDGDASVILKNVTIKDIGTYECNVRITGNSLQFISSVHLKVKDSDHQQITVKTGDDVTLQCLDHRGGDIELLVWRRLDLEEDVFDCRHGSMSDNLQHPSFKNRVELRDPEMKDGDVSVILKKVKISDTGTYECYVRNSNTQPQPQLISNITMTVIDSGDGARDTEDGGNMDRGKHGHVGLVVVTVLVVVVVIGFMIYRRCRRLNQHNHQCPADEAADHELQDLNSKPEVKIEEVEEEKPPVET; encoded by the exons ATGTCTGTCTCTGACG TGAAAACAGTCCAACCTGGAGAAGACGTCCTTCTTCTGTGTCTGGGTCCCAGAGCTGCTGACATCGTATTTGTAGAGTGGATCAGACCTGATCTGGAATCAGAAGgttctgtcttcttcttcaggGACGATCGTACATATGAAAACTACCAGCATCCATCTTTTCATGGTCGAGTGGAGCTGAGAGATCCACAGATGAAGGACGGAGACGCAtctgtgattctgaagaacGTTACCATCAAAGACATTGGAACATATGAGTGTAATGTTAGAATAACAGGAAACAGTCTTCAGTTCATCAGCAGCGTCCACCTAAAGGTTAAAGACTCAG ACCATCAACAGATCACAGTGAAGACTGGAGATGATGTTACTCTTCAGTGTCTGGATCACAGAGGTGGAGACATTGAGCTGTTAGTGTGGAGGAGACTGGACCTGGAGGAAGACGTCTTTGATTGTAGACATGGGAGCATGTCTGACAACCTCCAGCATCCATCGTTTAAGAACCGAGTGGAGCTGAGAGATCCAGAGATGAAGGACGGAGACgtttctgtgattctgaagaaAGTGAAGATTAGTgacactggaacatatgagtgttatgttagaaacagcaacacacaaccacaacctcagctcatcagcaacatcacaaTGACAGTTATCGactcag gGGATGGAGCTAGAGACACTGAGGATGGAGGAAACATGGACAGAGGAAAGCATGGACATGTTGGACTGGTAGTTGTTACagtgcttgttgttgttgttgttattggttTTATGATCTATAGAAGATGCAGAAGACTCAATCAGCATAATCACCAATGTCCTGCTGATGAAGCAGCTGATCATGAGCTCCAAGATTTGAATTCTAAACCTGAAGTGAAAAttgaggaggtggaggaagaaaaacCCCCAGTGGAGACATGA